GTACACTCTGCTACGTCAACACAAAATACAGTTGACGGACCAAATAAAAAATGGAGAAGAGGGCGTACAGTGCTTAACAATATTATTCCAACAACAACTGGTGCTGCAAAAGCTGTAACTAAAGTAATTCCAGAGTTGGAAGGGAAGTTAACAGGAATGGCAGTTAGAGTACCAGTACCAGATGTGTCTTTAGTAGATTTAACATTTAGAACAGAAAAAAGTACTTCTTTGAAGGAAATTTTAGCAACATTAGAAGCATCATCAAAAGGAGAGTTAAAAGGTATTTTAGGCTATACAGAAGATGAGGTAGTATCGCAAGATTTTGTTTCTGAAACTAGAACTTCTGTGGTAGATGCTAAAGCAAGTTTGGAGTTGAATGAGAACTTTTTTAAGGTAATTTCTTGGTATGACAATGAGTTTGGTTATGCAACAAAAATTGTTGATTTATTAGAGTATTCAGCATCTTTGTAGAAATAATTAAGAATTAATATATCAGATTCCCGTTTTCAAACGGGAATTTTTTATTTACTTTTATAACCTATGGAAATAGCAATTATAGCACACGATGGTAAAAAAGCAGATATGGTTCAATTTTTAAATGAACATAAAGAAATTTTGCATCAAAAAAATATTGAATTAATCTCTACAGGAACTACAGGAACAAAAGCTGAAAAAGCGGGGTTTAAGGTAACTAAATATTTATCTGGCCCTTATGGTGGTGACGCTCAAATAGCGAGTAGAGTAGCAGAAGGAAAGTGTCACATGGTTCTTTTTTTCAGAGATCCCCATGAAAAACATCCACATGAACCAGATATTACAATGTTGTTACGTTTATGCGATGTACACGATGTACCACTAGCAACAAACCTTTCAACTGCTGAATTATTGATAAAAGCAATATAAAAAAAAGTCCACTTTTAAAAGTGGACTTTTTTTATGATGTATATAATTCTTGCGATTATTTAATAGCAATCATACTAATTTCAACATTGACAAATTTTGGTAAGTTTGCAACTTCAACAGTCTCTCTAGCTGGGGCAGTTGCTTCATCAAAATATTGTGCATACACTGCATTAATTTTAGAGAAATTGTGCATGTCTGAAATGAAAATAGAAGTTTTTACAACATTCTCAAAAGTCATGTCGGCAGCAATTAGAACTTCTTTCATGTTCTCCATTACTTGTTTAGTCTCAGCTTCAATAGAATCTTGTACCAATTCACCAGTTGTTGGGTCAATAGCTATTTGACCAGAGGTATACAATGTATTTCCACTTAAAACAGCTTGGTTATATGGCCCAATAGGAGCTGGGGCTTTAGTTGTTGTTATAATTTTTTTCATTTTTATATAGTTTCGAGGTAAAATATATTTTTCTGAGAAGAGTATATTTAGAATAATACTCTGTCTGGTGGTTGATTTTTATCCCATTTAAGATCACTTAATACACCTGATTTAACTCCAATAAAGAAATAGTAAGAAGAGTTGGTTCCGAAAGGAGTCCAGTTAAAATTGAATCTCCAGCTATCCAAATCTCTAGAAAAAGTTAAACGCGTATAGGTAAATGAATTTTGTTTAATATCGTATCCCGAAGAAAAACCAACTTTCCATTTTGGAGATAGTTCAACATCACCACTAAACATTAATGAATTGTTTCCTATCTGCCCGCCAGTTAAGCCATTGTTGGTATAATTCATAGCGTACGCTAAATTAAGAGTCCACGGAATCTTAGCTCTATATAGTTCAGCTTCTTTGGTTTTAGACTCATTGCTATTTTGCGGATTTCTGTTGTTGGTAGCGAAACCATTTGTGTTTGGTAAGTTTTCACCAAATACATCTGGAGTATCCTGAGCACCATTACCGTTATTGTTATCTTTATTATCGTCCTTACCTTTTTCAAAATCTTTGCTTGACAACGAATAATTGGCGGTAACTCCAAAGTTGGTCATTCTAAATATACCAGAGTTGAACTTGTTGATACGTTGTCCTTGGTCGTTTACCTGATAAGGGTCAAAAGTAGCATTCATATTTAAAGCAAGTTTATCTTTAAATAATCGGGTTCCTGCATTTGCATTAACTGGACTCCAACGTAAACTATCGGCTGCAATATTATAACTTGTACTAAAGTTTAAGTTGTTTAAAATGGTTATTTTCTTATCCTCTTCATCACTATCTGCATCTTTAGGAGCAACTTTAGCCTCTAAAACATTGTTTACAGATATTCCAATAGAATTAGAAACACCACTTCCAGGAGTACCATAAATTCCGCCTTCAAAAGGAGAATATGTAATTAGGTCGTTCGGATCGTTACTTTGCTGCACTTGTAAATCATGATCTGCAGCAAAATTAGGTCTATATCCGTAAGAAATAGAAGGCCTTATAGTGTGTCTTAATGCTTTTAAACGTCCTTTTTTAAACGAAAATGTACCATAGATTTGTGTAGATAAAGACATTCCAAAATTGTATTCGTGAAAACGATTAAATCCACTAATAGTATCGTTAACTACTGCTCCTAAATTCCCCTGAGAGTTGGTTGCTGTAGGATCAAATCTTTTATTGATTTTATCAAAATACCAGGTTTCCGTCAAACTTACGTTAGGCGATAACGTAAAATATTTAAAGGCTTTGATATTGGTATTTGTACTCATATTGTGTCGAACTCCCTTTTTAGCTTCTCTAAACATTTTATCGGTAAAAAACTCATCATCAGTAGTGTTGATTCTGTATTCACCTTGCATGCTATAGTTAAGGCCCATTTTTTGTATAGGGTTCTTCTTAACACCACCTTTACCAGCAAATGGATAAATTCTATCCATATTCAATTGTAATGAAGGAAGTGTCATTGTTATTTGTTGTGTATTGGTGTTTTGAGAATGTGTTGCTGTTACGTTCATGTTAAATGGTGTACCAACAAACTTTCTGTAATATGAAACCGACGAACTTAATGTGTTATTTAAAAACTGAGAACTGTTAAATTCGTTTAAAGATTGTCTATAATAACGGCTACTTCCTAAGTTAACAGATGCAGAAAATCGTGAGTTTGGATTAGCCTTTGCATCTTGGCTGTGACTCCATCTAATATTAAAGTTAGTAGATCTACTAAAATCACTAAGTCCTCGTATACTTTGTATAAGGTTCTCAAAGCGAATACTAAAACTACCATTAAATTTATAACGAACATAGTAGTTGGAATCTCCTCGTAGTCCCCAGCTTCCATTTGTATATAAATCTCCAAGCACTGTCAAATCAAAGTAATCACTTAAAGCAAAATAATATCCTCCATTTTGTAAAAAGAATCCTTGATTATTACTTTCTCCCCATGAAGGAATAATAAAACCAGAAGATCTTTTATCTGTTAAAGGAAAATAAGCAAATGGTAAATAAACAGGAGTAGGAACATCTGCTAAAACCAAATTACTACCACCTACAATTATCTTTTTACCAGGAACCAACTTGGCTTTATTTGTTGCAATATAATAATCTGGTATTTTTTTTTCAGAGGTTGTAAATCTTAAACGTCGCATATAAATGGTAGAGTCGTTTACACGTTTCGTTTTTTCACCATAGGTAATAATACCTCCTTGGTCTGTCTTTACACCGTATACTAGCGCCTTTTTAGTTTTAAAATTGAAAATAATAGAATCTTGCTCAGATTCTTGGCTTCCTTGAACAAAAACAGGTCGTTGTTTATAACCAGTACTGTCTTTAATTCCTTTTGCATACACCAGGTTATTTTTATAATCTAAAATGATAATTCCTGCTTTTAAATCAATATCGGTATAGGTTACATGGGCTTTGTTGTATAACGTAAGCGTTTTATTTTTGGCGTCTTGTATTGTGTAATCCTCTGCATCATGAGTTATAATACCATCAATAACTTCTTTTGGTTTAATGGTATCATTGGCAATAGTATCTTTTTTTATTAGGATATCTTTCTTTAAACGAATGGTTGAATCCTTCTCAACCTTTACAAAGGTACTATCCTTAGCCTTAATTGGAACAGCCTTTTTTTTGCCAAATTCTTGTGCGCTACCTATTTGAGAGTAAAAAAGATAGCAGATTAAAAGTATATAAGTTAGATTTGTTCGCAATACTATAAATACTATTTTTGTGTTATATTTAAGATTTGGCGTGTTATTTGAACTAGCCTGTTTTAGAAGTCCAAAAATAGTTAAATTTTTATTGATGCAATTCTTAAATTTTTATAAAAATAATTTAAAAAACTTTATTCTAATAACGAGTGTTATTAGTAGTTTATTTTGTGGTTTTTCAGGAGAGGCGTATGCTCAAAAAAAATACGTAGTTGTTTTAGATGCTGGGCACGGAGGTAAAGATTCTGGAAACTTAGGAAACGGGTATAGAGAAAAGAACATCGCCTTGCGTGTAGCACTAGATGTGGGAAAAGAGTTGTTAACTGCCAAAGATATTGAAGTAGTTTATACAAGAAAAACGGATGTTTTTGTCGAATTACACAATAGAGCTAAAATTGCAAACACTAAAAATGCGGATTTATTTGTGTCGATACATTGCGATGCTTTTACAAAAGCAGAGCCACATGGAGCAAGCACATTTGTGTTAGGATTAAGCGGTAATAAAGAAAATTTAGAGATAGCAAAGAAAGAAAATGCGGTAATTTTATTAGAGGACAATTATAAACAGAACTATGATTATGACCCGAATTCACCAGAATCACTGATCGGATTGTCAGTACTTCAGGAAGAAAATTTGGATAACAGTTTAGGAATTGCTGGGTTTATTCAAGATAATTTTGTTTCATTAAAGAGGTTCAATAGAAAGGTAAAGCAAGCAAATTTTTTAGTGCTTAGAGAAACAGTAATGCCGAGTGTACTAGTTGAATTAGGCTTTTTAACGAACAAGGCAGAAGGTAGGTTTTTAAATACTCGTCAAGGACAAATTAAAATGGCAAAAGCGATTGCCAAAGCCATTAAAAAATACGTAGATAGATTAAAAGTGAATACGGTTAATAGGTCTGCTCCAATAGCGGTTACTGTTGTAAAAGATAAAGCAACGAAGAAGAAAACCGTAAAAAGTCCAGTAAAAAAAGAAGTTGTAAAAACGGTACCACCGAAAAAGAAAGAATCTAAAAAGGTGGTAGCTAAGAATACCAAAACAAAAACTCCTCCAAAAACTAAAACTGTAACATCAAAGAAAACGATTGCAAAATCGACTTCAGAAAAAGGAGTTGTTTTTAGAGTTCAAATAGCGGCTTCAAAAAAGAAACTAAGTACTAAGAGTTTTAATTTTAAAGGACTGGATAATGTGAAAATGAAAGTATTGGATGATTATTACAAATATTTTTATGGAGAAACATCTAGTTTTAAGAAAATTAAAGAAATTTTAAAGGAGGTAAAACCAAAGGGTTTTAAAGATGCTTGGATTGTTGCTTTTAAAAATGGACAAAAAATTTCGATAAAAGAGGCTCTAAAATCCCAGTAATTTAGATGTATTCTAAGAATTTCTAACAAAATTATTAGTATTTTCGCTCGTAATAATTTTGTTCTATGTCTAAAGAATTAAAAACAGGAATCGTATCCGTAGTAATAATAGCGCTTTTTATTTGGGGCTATAACTTTTTAAAAGGTCAGGATTTGTTTAGTCCAAATTCAAGGCATTTCTACGTAGAATATAATAATATCAACGGACTTAACGAAGCTAGTTTAGTTACTATCAATGGACTAAAAGTAGGAAGAGTAGATGATATTTCTTTCAATAGTAAGCCTGATAAAAAAGGAAGCCTATTAGTAAAGATTTCATTAGATAACGACTTTCAATTCTCTAAAAACAGTATTGCAAAAATCTATTCAGCAAGTTTAATGGGAGGTCAAAACTTGGCTATTGTTCCGAGTTATGAAGGTCCAGAAGCTGTTTCTGGAGATTATTTAAAAGGAGAAATAGAATCTGACATGTTTTCTTCGGTAGGGGAAAAGTTAAATCCGCTACAAGCAAAATTAGAAAATGTATTGGTTGGAGCTGACTCTTTGTTGATTGGTTTTAACGAAGTATTAGATAAAAAATCTAGAAAGAGTTTAAATAGAAGTATTTTAGGGTTAGAAGGTACTATTGCAGATGTGCGTAAAACCTTATCTTCAGTAAACTCTTTGTTAAAAGACAATAAGACTAATTTAGATTCTACCTTAATCAATGCTAAGAAAATTACAAGTAATTTTTCTAAAGTTTCTGAGGATTTATCAAAAGCTAAATTAGGAGAGACAGTAAAGAAGTTAGAAAGTACCCTTACCAATGTGAATGCGCTATTGGCTGATATGAAGTCAGGTAAAGGAACGTTAGGTAAGTTAATGACAGATGATAAGATGTATAATAACTTAACAAATGCTTCAAAAGAAATGGAAGAATTGCTACGAGAAATGAAGTTGAATCCGAAGCGCTTTGTACATTTTTCATTATTTGGAAAAAAACCAAAACCTTATAACGAAGAAAACAATCAAAAAAATACAAGCAACAACTAAACAAACAATAAAACAACTAAATATTAATTCATTAAAACCTATAAAAAAGAAGATTATTATCAATTATAGTTAAACAATTTTACTTTTAAAAACAATGGAGAAATACCTACCAAACATCTTTTTTGCAATTGTATTAATTGCGGGTATTGGATATTTTGTAATGAACGTTAGAAAGCTTATCCGAAATATTAAGTTAGGAAAAGATATTGACAGAAACGATCGAAAGCCAGAACGATGGAAGAATATGGCAAAAATAGCTTTAGGCCAGTATAAAATGGTTCGTCGTCCACTTTCAGGAATACTACATATTGTAGTGTATGTTGGTTTTATTTTAAT
The sequence above is a segment of the Tenacibaculum sp. 190130A14a genome. Coding sequences within it:
- a CDS encoding methylglyoxal synthase, with protein sequence MEIAIIAHDGKKADMVQFLNEHKEILHQKNIELISTGTTGTKAEKAGFKVTKYLSGPYGGDAQIASRVAEGKCHMVLFFRDPHEKHPHEPDITMLLRLCDVHDVPLATNLSTAELLIKAI
- a CDS encoding Rid family detoxifying hydrolase is translated as MKKIITTTKAPAPIGPYNQAVLSGNTLYTSGQIAIDPTTGELVQDSIEAETKQVMENMKEVLIAADMTFENVVKTSIFISDMHNFSKINAVYAQYFDEATAPARETVEVANLPKFVNVEISMIAIK
- a CDS encoding putative LPS assembly protein LptD; this encodes MRTNLTYILLICYLFYSQIGSAQEFGKKKAVPIKAKDSTFVKVEKDSTIRLKKDILIKKDTIANDTIKPKEVIDGIITHDAEDYTIQDAKNKTLTLYNKAHVTYTDIDLKAGIIILDYKNNLVYAKGIKDSTGYKQRPVFVQGSQESEQDSIIFNFKTKKALVYGVKTDQGGIITYGEKTKRVNDSTIYMRRLRFTTSEKKIPDYYIATNKAKLVPGKKIIVGGSNLVLADVPTPVYLPFAYFPLTDKRSSGFIIPSWGESNNQGFFLQNGGYYFALSDYFDLTVLGDLYTNGSWGLRGDSNYYVRYKFNGSFSIRFENLIQSIRGLSDFSRSTNFNIRWSHSQDAKANPNSRFSASVNLGSSRYYRQSLNEFNSSQFLNNTLSSSVSYYRKFVGTPFNMNVTATHSQNTNTQQITMTLPSLQLNMDRIYPFAGKGGVKKNPIQKMGLNYSMQGEYRINTTDDEFFTDKMFREAKKGVRHNMSTNTNIKAFKYFTLSPNVSLTETWYFDKINKRFDPTATNSQGNLGAVVNDTISGFNRFHEYNFGMSLSTQIYGTFSFKKGRLKALRHTIRPSISYGYRPNFAADHDLQVQQSNDPNDLITYSPFEGGIYGTPGSGVSNSIGISVNNVLEAKVAPKDADSDEEDKKITILNNLNFSTSYNIAADSLRWSPVNANAGTRLFKDKLALNMNATFDPYQVNDQGQRINKFNSGIFRMTNFGVTANYSLSSKDFEKGKDDNKDNNNGNGAQDTPDVFGENLPNTNGFATNNRNPQNSNESKTKEAELYRAKIPWTLNLAYAMNYTNNGLTGGQIGNNSLMFSGDVELSPKWKVGFSSGYDIKQNSFTYTRLTFSRDLDSWRFNFNWTPFGTNSSYYFFIGVKSGVLSDLKWDKNQPPDRVLF
- a CDS encoding N-acetylmuramoyl-L-alanine amidase → MQFLNFYKNNLKNFILITSVISSLFCGFSGEAYAQKKYVVVLDAGHGGKDSGNLGNGYREKNIALRVALDVGKELLTAKDIEVVYTRKTDVFVELHNRAKIANTKNADLFVSIHCDAFTKAEPHGASTFVLGLSGNKENLEIAKKENAVILLEDNYKQNYDYDPNSPESLIGLSVLQEENLDNSLGIAGFIQDNFVSLKRFNRKVKQANFLVLRETVMPSVLVELGFLTNKAEGRFLNTRQGQIKMAKAIAKAIKKYVDRLKVNTVNRSAPIAVTVVKDKATKKKTVKSPVKKEVVKTVPPKKKESKKVVAKNTKTKTPPKTKTVTSKKTIAKSTSEKGVVFRVQIAASKKKLSTKSFNFKGLDNVKMKVLDDYYKYFYGETSSFKKIKEILKEVKPKGFKDAWIVAFKNGQKISIKEALKSQ
- a CDS encoding MlaD family protein; this translates as MSKELKTGIVSVVIIALFIWGYNFLKGQDLFSPNSRHFYVEYNNINGLNEASLVTINGLKVGRVDDISFNSKPDKKGSLLVKISLDNDFQFSKNSIAKIYSASLMGGQNLAIVPSYEGPEAVSGDYLKGEIESDMFSSVGEKLNPLQAKLENVLVGADSLLIGFNEVLDKKSRKSLNRSILGLEGTIADVRKTLSSVNSLLKDNKTNLDSTLINAKKITSNFSKVSEDLSKAKLGETVKKLESTLTNVNALLADMKSGKGTLGKLMTDDKMYNNLTNASKEMEELLREMKLNPKRFVHFSLFGKKPKPYNEENNQKNTSNN